GCCGTCAGGCCGTAACTACGGGCCGCCTTCAGCAGGTTGCTGGCGCGCGAGCCGTCCCGGGAGACGCCGCAGGCGATGCGCAGCTCCTCCAGCGGGACGTGCTTGCCGTAGTGGCCGAGCACCATCGCGAGCGACGCGGCACCGCACTCCACGGCCTCCATCTGGAGCACGGTGGGGGTACGGACCGTCTTGGCCTTGGCCTTGGGCACCTTGCGCTTGGGCGGGGCGGCGCGGCGCCTGCCCCGGTTCTCCTGAGCGGTCGCGCTCATGGCAGCAGCCAGTCGACGGGATGCTGGTCGGCCAGCCGGATCGACCCCGTGGCCAGCGTCATGGAGGTCAGCTTGTACGGCGGCCCGTCCGCGGACGACCACGCGTAACCGCTCTTCGTGGCGGACGACCTGTCCAGCCGGACCGTGACAGCCACCGGCCTGCCCTTCTTCGTGAACTGCTCGCCCAGCTGGCTGTCCCCGAGGAACGCGGAGATCTGCTGCGGGGACTGCGCCGAGCGGTCCACCGACTTCACATGGCCGCGCAGCACGCCGTACTCCTGGGTCGGCACCGATTGCACGGTCAGGTCGACGGCGGCGTCGTCGGGGATCGAGGCGGCGTTCTCGGCGGGGACGTACACGGTCGCGTACAGCGGGTCCTGGGCGCGGGCGACCTTCTCGACGGCGGCGACGTCCGCGCCGGTCTGGATGATCTGCCCCACGGACGCGGCGAGTGCGGAGACGCGGCCCGCGTCGAGCGTGCGGACGACCGTCTCGCCCTTGGCCGTACGGACCTTGAGCACGGGGGAGCCGGCGGGCACCCGCTGGCCCTGCTTGGCGAGCACCGCGGTGACCTGGCCCGCGACGGGGCTCTGGAGGACGTAACTGCCCTGCCCGTGCGTGAGGATGGCGGGCGCGCTGACGGTGGAGGTCACCGAACCGGTCACCGCCCACACCGAGGCGGCGGCCATCGCGACCACCGTCACCGAGAGCACGAGCCAGCCCTGCGGGCGGGCGAAACGCACCGGGAGGTCGAGTTCCTCCGGTGACTGCAGCTTGGCGAGGGCCTGTTGGCGGAACTGCAAGGAACTTCCCTCACCCGTAGAAGAGGTTTTTCACGGCCGCGACAGACGTTGTCACGGCACCCGAAGATCCCGGAACCGCCGGCTGCGGCTCCGGGAGTCAACGGCACTGGGGCTCGATCAGAGACCGGAGACCAGGTTGGTGACCGGGGCCGTGTTCAGGCCGGTGACGCCCTCGACGGTGCCGACAGCGGTGTTCACCAGGCCGGAGACCGGGGCGATGCTGTCGACCGTGTCGGTGACGGTGTTCACGGCGTTCACGGACAGGCCGCCGGAAACGGCGTCGAGCTCGGCGTCGGCGATCTCGACGGTCTCAACCTGGGGGGTGGAGTTCATGGTGGAACTTCCCTTCGTATGGATATCTCACAAGGGGGGAGCGGCCCCCTCTGGGGACAGATGACGGCCGCGACCGCGAGCGCCGGACATCCGTTTCCGAGTGCCCATCGCGGCCCCCGCGGTGCGATGGATCAAAGCACGCTGCGGGCGCGCGCTTCCAATCAACCACCGGTCTCACCAGGCAACTTGCGTCGCAGGAGCCCCGTTCCGTGCAGGTCCGTGCACGCCTTGGTGGCGAGTTCTTCACATGCGGCACGGCATCGGCTCATCCGATCCCTTGCCTCTCGGAGCGGCGAATCCGGCACTCCCGCCCCAAAGGCGTGAGTGCGCCGGCCACCCTGTGGACAACCCTCGACTTGGTGACCGGGTTGAGCATTCGATGTGCAGATTCGCTGAAGTCGGGATTCAACTCGACGATCGCAACAGATCGTTCCCGGGCGGATACGGATCGTGTCTGTTCGGCGGATCGGACTGACGCCCACTGCTGAAACGCCGTCATCCGGCCATTGGGGCGCCGCGCGCGATCCGCTTCCCTCCTCCGGAGCGGCCCGTCGTGACCAGGGAGGTCGCCGAGCGCGCGGTCGGCGCGCGGGCGACGGGAGTTGGCTGGTTCCGCGATGCGAAGCGATCACTTGCAAACGGAATTGAACGCCCCACTCGGCCCGTGCGTACCAACAGCCATCCAGGCGCCCCCCGAAGCTGCCGGACGGCGGCACACACTCCGTCCCTCAGGAGGAGAGAAGTTTGAGTCACAAGCGAATTCCGAAGCGCAAGGCCGCGATAGCGGCGGGCAGCGTGGTGGCGCTCGGCGCGGCCGCGATCCTGCTCCCCAACGCCAACGCGTCGCAGGACGGTTCGTCCGACGACGCCGCGGCCGCGCCGAAGACCCTGAAGGCGGGCGACGCCTCGGATCTCGCCTCGCAGCTCTCCGGGCTCCTCGGTGAGGCGTTCGGCGGCTCCTACTACGACGGCGACAGCGGGCAGCTCGTCGTGAACGTCGTACCCGGCGACAACAACAACGTGATCGTGCGGGCCAAGGCGGCCGGCGCGAAGGTGCGCGAGGTCGAGAACAGCTGGTCGGAGCTCCAGGAGGGCGCGTCGACGCTGAAGTCCGAGGCGACCATCGCGGGCACGTCGTGGTCGATCGACCCGCGCACCAACAAGCTCCTGGTGACCGCCGACAGCACCGTGACCGGTGCCAAGTGGGACAGACTGGAGAGCACCGTGCGGAGCCTCGGCTCCGACATGGCCACCATCAAGAAGTCGTCGGGCACCTTCAAGCCGTTCGTCTCGGGCGGTGACGCCATCTTCGCGGGCGGCTCGCGCTGCTCCCTCGGCTTCAACGTCACCGCGGGCGACGGATCCCCGGCGTTCCTGACGGCCGGTCACTGCACGCTCGGCGGCAACGAGTGGTCCGACACGCAGGGCGGCCAGCCGATCGCCACCGTCGACCAGTCGACCTTCCCCGGCGACGGCGACTTCGCGCTCGTGAAGTACGACGACCCGGCGACCGAGGCGCCCAGCGAGGTCAACACCGGCGACCAGACCGTCCAGATCACCGAGGCCGCGGAGGCGACCGTCGGCCAGGAGGTCTTCCGGATGGGCAGCACCACCGGGCTCGCCGACGGCCAGGTCCTCGGCCTCGACGCCACGGTGAACTACCCCGAGGGCACGGTCACGGGCCTCATCCAGACCAACGTCTGCGCCGAGCCCGGCGACAGCGGCGGTTCGCTGTTCACCCAGGACGGTCTCGCGATCGGCCTGACCTCCGGTGGCAGCGGTGACTGCACGGTCGGCGGCGAGACGTTCTTCCAGCCGGTCACCACCGCCCTGGAGGCGGTCGGCGCGACCCTCGGCGGCGGTGCCGCGGGCGGCGGCGCCGGTGCGGGCGAGGAAGCGGGCGCGGGCGAGGAGGCCGGTGCCGGTGCCGGTGAGGAAGCCGGGGCTGGCGCCGGTGAAGAGGCGGGCGCCGGTCAGGAGGCCGGTGCCGGTGCGGGCGAGCAGGCCGGAGGCGAGGAAGCGGGCGCCGGAGCCGGTGCGGGTGCCGGCCACGACGCGGGCCAGGGCGTCGGGGACGACTCGGGCCTGACCGAGTCCCGCTGACCTGAGACGGTCGGCCGGCCTGAACCGTCGGCTGACCTGAAACCGTCGGCCGGCCTGAATCGTCGGCCGACCCGAGACCGTCGGCAGCCGGTCCGACGACGCCGGCCCGGACCCGCCCCCTTCCTGGCGGGACCGGGCCGGCCCTCCGGCGTTCCAGCCGCCGTCCGGCTTCGGACGCGGTTCCGGCCTGTGGTGGACCGGGCCGGCCCTCCGGCGGGAGGGCCGGCCCGTCCGTGTGTCACCGGGTGCCGGCGGGGCCGGTCGGGCCCGGCGCGGCGTACGTGGTGGTCCGGGCCGGCCCTACCCGAGGGCCCTGAGCAGGAGCAGGGCGATGTCGTCGAGGCGTTCCTCGCCGTCCGTGCGGAGCCGCCGGTGACGTACGAGGTTGTCGGCCAGCTCGTCCAGCGGCCGGTCCCCGGCGTCCGTCAGGCGCCGGCCCAGGTCCGCCAGGGCCTCCTCGAAGTCCGTGCCGGGGGACTCCACCAGCCCGTCGGTGTACAGGACGAGCAGGGAGCCGGGCGGCAGGGCGACCTCCGTCGTCGGGTACACCGCCGAGGCGTCGATGCCCAGCAGCGGGCCCCCGGCCAGGTCGAGGACGCGCACCCGCCCGTCCGGCCGTCGCAGCAACGGCGGCGGATGACCGGCCCGGGACATCACGGCCCGGCCGTGGGCCGGGTCGAGCCGCAGGTACAGGCAACTGGCGAACAGCTCGGACCCCAGGTCGAGCAGCAGCCGGTTGGTGCTGCGCATGACCTCCTCGGGCGCCTGGCCCACGGCCGTGTACGCCCGGACCGCGGTGCGGACCTGCCCCATCAGTCCGGCCGCCGTGACGTTGTGGCCCTGCACGTCCCCGATCACCGCGGCCGCCATGCCCTGGGTGCGCACCAGGTCGTAGAAGTCGCCGCCGATGTCCATCCCCTGCGTGGCCGGCACATAGCGGCCCGCCGCCTCGATGCCGGGCAGCGACGGCAGGGAGTGCGGCAGCAGGGCCTCCTGGAGGCCGTGCGCCAGCCGGTGCTTGGCGTCGTAGAGCAGTGCCCGCTCCAGCGCCTGGGCGATGAGCCCGGCCAGGCTGGTCATCACCGCCCGCTCCTCCGTCGGGAACGGGTGCGGCTCGGCGTAGGACAGCACGCACGTCCCCACCGGCCGCCCCTGGGCGATCAGCGGCAGATACGCCCAGGCCGCGAACCCGTCGGGCGTCGTCAGCCGCGCCGGGTACAGGCGTTCCAACTGCTCCTGCGTCTCGAAGAACGCGGGCACGCCCGTCTTCAGCACCTGCGTGCCGGGCGTCGGCTCGGTCAGCGGCATCCCGTCGAACCGCTCCACCACGTGCGCGTCCGGGTACCCGCGATGCCCGAGCACGCGCAGCCGGTTCGCCCGGGAGCCCAGCACGACCAGGGCCTGGCTGCCCACGGCCGGGGCGATCTCGTCCGCGACCAGCTGCACCACGTCCTGCACCCCCACCGCCTCGGTGAGCGCGCTGGCCAGGTCCAGCACCTGCGACATGGTGACCAGCCGCGACGGCTTCCCGTCGGCCGGCGGCGCGGCCCGGTTCATCTCCGACACGGCCCGCGACCTGGTGATGCGCACGCTCAGGCCCGTCGTGCTCGGATACAGCCGGAACGACAGCCACTCGCCGGGCGGGCGCAGCGCCACGAACGAGGTGGTGTGCTGGCTCATCAGCGCCGCGCGGTAACGGTCCTCGTAAACGGGGTCGTTGAGCCACGGCACCGACGCCCACAGCTGCGTGCCGAGCAGCCGGCTGACCGGGACGTTCAGCAGTTCGGACGCCGCCGCGTTGACGAAGCCGACCCGCCCGTGCAGGTCGAGCGAGACCAGCCCGTAGGGCAGCCGGCTCACCATCCGGGCGGCCTCGACCGTGCCGAGCGTGCCGGCCATGCCGCCCACCAGGGGAGAGGCGACCAGATCGGTCTCGGGGTGCGGCGGGATGCTGTGCTCGGCGGCCCGCTGCAACCGGACCGCGAGCCGGCCGCAGGCCGCGGTCAGATGCTCGCGCTCGTGGTCGGACAGCTCCGGCGGATGGGAGCCCGGCCAGGTGACGAAGACCGCGCCGTACACGGTGGACTCGGTGGCCACCGGCACCGCGGCGAGGGCGAACGGATAGGGCAGCACCACGGCGATCCGCGGATAGCGGCGGGCCATCTCCTCCTCGCCGCCGACCCAGACCAGCCGCCGTTCGCGCGCCGCGTCGGCGACCGGGATCGGCGCGCTCAGCCCGACCCGCTCCCAGGGCGCCGCGAACGCCCGCGGCAGCCCCGCCATCACCGCCATCTCCAGCACCGGCTGGTCCGGCGACAGCAGATACACCGCGCCGGAGTGGGCGTGCACCTCGTCCATCATCGAGGCCAGCGCCAGGGAGAGCAGCGGACGGCCGACCGGCGACCTGGCGGCTGCCGGCGCCTGCGCGGACGACTGCCCGTCGGACACGCCGACCACCTCCTCGCACGGCCGCGCGACCGGGCCCAGGAACAAATCTCCCCCCTGGCGGCCCGTCGCGCACGACGAGCGGTCCGGGGACCGACCGCAGTTACCGTCGGTCACAGGCCGACGGCCCCGGAGAAGCCGCGCGTGTACCCCGACCACCGCGACCCATGCCCATGAAGTCGAAGCGCGGCTGGGCGTACAGGCGCCGCGCGTGCGCCCCCACGCACCCTGATGGCCGGTTCTCCGCGCCCACGCAGGGTCACGATCGCGAACAATGGGGCACGCGCTCCACCACAGGACGAGAGGGCGCGGGCGAGCCGAGGGGGTGGCAGTTGATCCGGGTGCTTCTGGTGCACGACGAGTGTCTGGTGCGATCGGTGCTGGCTGAGTGGCTGCGGGGGGAGTCCGATCTGGCGGTGCACGGCACGTCGTGGCGCGGTGCGCCGGGCATGATGCGGTCCGTGCGGCCGGATGTGTGCGCGGCGGACCTGGAGTGCGCGGACTCCTACGGCATTCCGCCGCTGGCGGAGCTGTGCCGGTCCGGCCCGGACCGCACGCGCCCGCGGCTGCTCGTGCTCGCCACCGCGAACCGGCCGGGGCTGCTGAAGCGGGCGGTCGAGGCGGGGGCGCTCGGCTACGTCGACAAGGAGGGCTCGCCGCAGAACCTGCTGCGCGGGATCCGCCGGGTCGCCGAGGGGGAACGTTTCGTCAACGACTCGCTGGGCTTCGGTTTCCTCAAGGCGGCCGAGATGCCGCTGACCCGAAGAGAGCTGAGCGTGTTATCCCTCGCGGCCGAGGGAGCCTCCATCGCGGAGATCGCCGGGAGCCTGCACCTGTCCCACGGGACGGTGCGCAACTACATGGCGGCCATCACCCGCAAGACCGGGGCCCGCAACCGCATCGACGCGATCCGCATCTCCCAGGGCCAGGGCTGGCTCTGACCGCCGCCGGGACGGCACGGGCGTCCAGCTGCCGACGAGGTCCCGGTACAGCGCCGAGGACCTCAGCAGCTCCTCGTGGCCGCCGTACGCCGTGCTCCGGCCGTCCATGACCAGCACGCGGTCGGCGCGGCGGGCCGAGCTGATGCGGTGGGCGACGACCACCAGCGTCCCGCCCGGCCGCGCGGCGAAGGCCCGCTCCGCCCGCTCCTCCGTCTCGGGGTCCAGATGGCAGGTCGCCTCGTCGAGCAGGGCGATCGGGGCGTGCGACACGAAAGCCCGGGTCAGGGCGATGAGCTGCCGTTCGCCGGCCGACAGGGCCGCGGGGTCGACCCGGGCGTCGAGGCCGCCGAGGCGGTCGGCGAGCGGGGCGAGGCCGACCGCCTCGGCGGCGGCGACCAGGTCCTCCTCGGGCACGGCGTCCGGGCGCAGATACGCGAGGTTCTCCGCCAGGGTGCCGTCGAAGACGTACGCCTCCTGCGGGATGAGCACGCGCGCGGCGGCGGCCTCCGGCCCGGGCACGGCGTGTCCGCCCACCGTGATCGTGCCCCGGTCCGGGGTGAGGAGCCCGGCGACGAGGGCGGTGAGCGTGGACTTCCCGGCGCCGCTGGGGCCGACGACGGCCAGGTGCGACCCGGGCGTGAGGACGAGGTCGAGGCCGTCGACGACCGGGCTGCTCGCCGAGCCGTAGGCGAAGGTGACGGAGGAGAGGAGAGGGCCGGGGGCGGGGCCGCGGTGGGTTCCGCCGGTGCCGACACGGCGTTCCGGCCGGGCGCGCCGACGTCTGCCGTGGCTCGGTCCTGCCCGTCGGCGGTGCGGCCGGCGGCATCCGTCGAGCCCCGGCCGCCGGGCCGGCCGCGCGGCGAGGTGCCTGTGGTGGCACGTGCCCCTCCGTGCGTGTCCCGGGGCGATGGGCCGTTGGGCCGACGGGTCTCGTCCGCGGCTGCCGTGCCGTCGCCCGTCGCGGTGGCCGGTGTCTCGTGTGTGGCTGTCGCTGTGTCGCCCTCCGCGGTGGCTGGTGTGTCGCGTCCGGCCGTCGTGTCGCCCTGTGCGGTAACCGGTGTCTCTTGTGCCTCCGTGGCCGTGTCGCCCTGTGCGGTAACCGGTGTCTCTTGTGCCTCCGTGGCCGTGTCGCCCTGTGCGGTAACCGGTGTCTCTCGTGCCTCCGTGGCCGTGTCGCCCTGCGCGAGGGCCGGTGCTGTGCGCTGGGCCGCCGTCCGGGCCGGATCGCCGGTCAGCCTGCGTAGCACCACCGTCAGGCGGGAGCCGCTGGTGCCCAGGCCGTGGACCAGGTTGCGCAGGGCCGGCAGCAGCGACTGGGTGACGTAGGCGAGGGCACCGACCAGCGCCCCCGTGGTGACGCCGTGGGACAGGAGCCACGGGGCGGTCGCGAGCAGCAGCACGATCGGCAGCTGCCCGCCGATCGCCAGCGAGGCCACGCGCAGCACGCCCCAGCGGGCCAGGGCACGTGCGGCCCGCAGTTCCGCCTCGACCCGTTCACCCGTGGCGGCGGCGAGCTGCGCCTCCGCGCCGGTCGCCGTGATGTCCCGCAGGCCCGGGCAGACCGTGCCCAGGTGACCGGCCAGGGCCTCGTCGGCGACGAGGAACGCCTCCTGCCGCCGGGCGAGCGGCCGCAGGGTCGCCGCGAACAGCACCACCCCGGCGGCCAGGGGCGGCCCCACGACCAGCAGGAGCGGCGGGGCGAGCGCGAACAGGCCGGCCAGGGCGCCGGCGGCGGTGAACACGAAGGAGCGGGAGACCATGACCAGCCCGGCGAAGGTGTCCCGGGCGATCTCCACCTGCTGGGTGAGCCCCGACAGGGCCCCCGCGTCACCGGTCCGCACCCCGCGCGACACGACCCGCTCCACCAGCCGGTCCCGCAGCGGTTCGACCAGCGCGGCGACGGCGGCGTAGACCCGCGCGGTGCCGTACGCGCGGAGCAGGACGCCGAGCCCGGTCACCGCGAGCCAGGCGAGACCGACGTCCGGCCGCCCCCGCAGGAACCCCGCGTCCAGGGCGCGCGCGGGCCCGTACCCGATGAGGAAGGTCTGCCCGGTCTCCAGCACGGACCAGGCGGCGAGCCGCAGCAGCACCCGCCGGCGGGCCAGCAGGAAGCGCAGCCCCCGTGCGGGCAGGGTCGTACTCCTGGTGCCGGTCAGGGGCAGCGTCGTGCTCCTCGCGCCGGTCATGCCTCCGCTCCCGCCCCGGCCCCCGCCCGCGCGGTGCCGTCCGTCTCCCCGAACACCGCCCGGTACTCCGCGTTCCGCCACAGCTCCTCGTGCCGTCCCACCGCCCGCACCCGCCCCCCGTCCAGCCAGGCCACCGCGTCCGCGCACGCGGCCGTCGCGCTGCGGTGGGCGACCAGCAGCCGGGTGGTGCCCGGCCCGTCGCCCAGGAGGGCGTCGGTGATGCGGCGCTCGGTCACCGTGTCGAGGCTGGAGAGGGCGTCGTCCAGGATCAGCAGCCGGCCGCCGTGCGCGAACGCCCGGGCCAGTCCGAGGCGTTGGGACTCGCCGCCCGAGCGCGGGGCGTCGGCGACCGGTGTGTCGTAGCCGTCGGGGAGGCGGCGGACGAAGTCGTCCGCGAGGGCCGTCCGGGCCGCTTCCCGGACGCGGCCGGGGGAGGGGGACGGCAGGCCGAGGCCGATCGCCTGCCCGACCGTGCCGCCCAGGAGGGCCGGGCGGGCGAAGGCGTAGCCGACGGCGCGGCGCAGGTCGTCGTGGGGCAGCTCGCGCAGCGGCACCCCGTCGAGCAGGACCTCGCCCGCGTCCGGGTCGGCCAGCCGCCCGGCGAGCGCGGCCAGCAGCGACTTGCCCGCGCCGGACCGGCCGACCACGGCCAGGGTCGTGCCGCCCGGCACCACGAGGTCCACCCCGTCGAGCACGGCGCGCCCGCCCCGCAGGGCCGTCACACCCCGCAGTTCCAGCCGCCCGGGGCCGTCCGGCAGCCGGCGCGCGCCGAACGCGGGGGCGGGCTCGGCCGCGACCTCGCCGAGGCGCCGGGCCGCCGCCCGGGCCCGGGCCAGGCCCGCGAGCCGGCCGACCAGGACGCCGACGCCCGTCGCGAGCACCGCGTACCGCGAGGCGGCGAGCACGTCCCCCACCGACAGCCGGTCCCGGGTCAGCAGCACACCGGCCACCGCGACGACCCCGAGGTGCAGCAGCGGCGCCACGGCGACCGCCTGCGCGGCGGCCCGCCCCTGCACCCGCCACATGCGGTGTCCCGCCTCGGACAGCTCGGCCAGCGGGCGCAGGACGCGGGCGGTCTCCCGGTCCTCGGTCCCCGCCGCGCGGACGGTGCGGACCCCTTCGACGGCCTCGGCCAGCGCGGCAGCGATCCGGCCCTGCGCCCGCTGGTAGCGCGTCGCGCTCTCGGTGGTGCCACGGGCGACGGCGCGCAGGAGGAGGGTCAGGACCGGGGCTCCGGCGAGGAAGACGGCCGCGAGCCACCAGTCGATCAGGGCCAGCGCCAGCACACCGCCGACCGGACCGGCGAGGGCGGCGAGCAGCGCCGCCCGGGCGGCCGGGGTGGTCCCGGCCTCGGCGGCGTTGCCCACCAGGCGCGCGACGAGGTCACCGGAGCCGAAGCGGTCGGCGGCGCGCGGGCCGACGCCCAGGACGTGCCCGGTCAGGCGGCGGCGCAGCCACGCGGTGCTGCGGGCGTCGACGGTGCCGGTGAGCACGGTCTGGGCCGCGTCCAGCAGGGCGAGCAGCAGGACGAGTCCGGCGCAGTACAGCACCCAGCGGGTCGCCGGGGCCTGCGCCAGCAGCAGGTCCAGGGCCCGGCCCAGCGCGGCCGGCAGCAGCAGCCCGGCCCCGGTCGCGGCCATGCTCACCAGGCACAGGGCCGCGCAGCGGAGCCCGCTGTACCGGGTGGCCGTGCGCAGCAGCGTGCGGGCGTGCGCGGCCACCGGGTCGTCGTCGGCACGCGTGGTCATACGGGCCTTTCGTGGGACGGACGGACCCCGGGCGGTCCC
This genomic stretch from Streptomyces sp. Go-475 harbors:
- a CDS encoding HlyD family efflux transporter periplasmic adaptor subunit, whose product is MQFRQQALAKLQSPEELDLPVRFARPQGWLVLSVTVVAMAAASVWAVTGSVTSTVSAPAILTHGQGSYVLQSPVAGQVTAVLAKQGQRVPAGSPVLKVRTAKGETVVRTLDAGRVSALAASVGQIIQTGADVAAVEKVARAQDPLYATVYVPAENAASIPDDAAVDLTVQSVPTQEYGVLRGHVKSVDRSAQSPQQISAFLGDSQLGEQFTKKGRPVAVTVRLDRSSATKSGYAWSSADGPPYKLTSMTLATGSIRLADQHPVDWLLP
- a CDS encoding S1 family peptidase, which codes for MSHKRIPKRKAAIAAGSVVALGAAAILLPNANASQDGSSDDAAAAPKTLKAGDASDLASQLSGLLGEAFGGSYYDGDSGQLVVNVVPGDNNNVIVRAKAAGAKVREVENSWSELQEGASTLKSEATIAGTSWSIDPRTNKLLVTADSTVTGAKWDRLESTVRSLGSDMATIKKSSGTFKPFVSGGDAIFAGGSRCSLGFNVTAGDGSPAFLTAGHCTLGGNEWSDTQGGQPIATVDQSTFPGDGDFALVKYDDPATEAPSEVNTGDQTVQITEAAEATVGQEVFRMGSTTGLADGQVLGLDATVNYPEGTVTGLIQTNVCAEPGDSGGSLFTQDGLAIGLTSGGSGDCTVGGETFFQPVTTALEAVGATLGGGAAGGGAGAGEEAGAGEEAGAGAGEEAGAGAGEEAGAGQEAGAGAGEQAGGEEAGAGAGAGAGHDAGQGVGDDSGLTESR
- a CDS encoding SpoIIE family protein phosphatase; the protein is MSDGQSSAQAPAAARSPVGRPLLSLALASMMDEVHAHSGAVYLLSPDQPVLEMAVMAGLPRAFAAPWERVGLSAPIPVADAARERRLVWVGGEEEMARRYPRIAVVLPYPFALAAVPVATESTVYGAVFVTWPGSHPPELSDHEREHLTAACGRLAVRLQRAAEHSIPPHPETDLVASPLVGGMAGTLGTVEAARMVSRLPYGLVSLDLHGRVGFVNAAASELLNVPVSRLLGTQLWASVPWLNDPVYEDRYRAALMSQHTTSFVALRPPGEWLSFRLYPSTTGLSVRITRSRAVSEMNRAAPPADGKPSRLVTMSQVLDLASALTEAVGVQDVVQLVADEIAPAVGSQALVVLGSRANRLRVLGHRGYPDAHVVERFDGMPLTEPTPGTQVLKTGVPAFFETQEQLERLYPARLTTPDGFAAWAYLPLIAQGRPVGTCVLSYAEPHPFPTEERAVMTSLAGLIAQALERALLYDAKHRLAHGLQEALLPHSLPSLPGIEAAGRYVPATQGMDIGGDFYDLVRTQGMAAAVIGDVQGHNVTAAGLMGQVRTAVRAYTAVGQAPEEVMRSTNRLLLDLGSELFASCLYLRLDPAHGRAVMSRAGHPPPLLRRPDGRVRVLDLAGGPLLGIDASAVYPTTEVALPPGSLLVLYTDGLVESPGTDFEEALADLGRRLTDAGDRPLDELADNLVRHRRLRTDGEERLDDIALLLLRALG
- a CDS encoding response regulator transcription factor, with translation MIRVLLVHDECLVRSVLAEWLRGESDLAVHGTSWRGAPGMMRSVRPDVCAADLECADSYGIPPLAELCRSGPDRTRPRLLVLATANRPGLLKRAVEAGALGYVDKEGSPQNLLRGIRRVAEGERFVNDSLGFGFLKAAEMPLTRRELSVLSLAAEGASIAEIAGSLHLSHGTVRNYMAAITRKTGARNRIDAIRISQGQGWL
- a CDS encoding ABC transporter ATP-binding protein; this translates as MTTRADDDPVAAHARTLLRTATRYSGLRCAALCLVSMAATGAGLLLPAALGRALDLLLAQAPATRWVLYCAGLVLLLALLDAAQTVLTGTVDARSTAWLRRRLTGHVLGVGPRAADRFGSGDLVARLVGNAAEAGTTPAARAALLAALAGPVGGVLALALIDWWLAAVFLAGAPVLTLLLRAVARGTTESATRYQRAQGRIAAALAEAVEGVRTVRAAGTEDRETARVLRPLAELSEAGHRMWRVQGRAAAQAVAVAPLLHLGVVAVAGVLLTRDRLSVGDVLAASRYAVLATGVGVLVGRLAGLARARAAARRLGEVAAEPAPAFGARRLPDGPGRLELRGVTALRGGRAVLDGVDLVVPGGTTLAVVGRSGAGKSLLAALAGRLADPDAGEVLLDGVPLRELPHDDLRRAVGYAFARPALLGGTVGQAIGLGLPSPSPGRVREAARTALADDFVRRLPDGYDTPVADAPRSGGESQRLGLARAFAHGGRLLILDDALSSLDTVTERRITDALLGDGPGTTRLLVAHRSATAACADAVAWLDGGRVRAVGRHEELWRNAEYRAVFGETDGTARAGAGAGAEA